The Sesamum indicum cultivar Zhongzhi No. 13 linkage group LG6, S_indicum_v1.0, whole genome shotgun sequence genomic interval ctttttggtatttatgtTTTCCTTTCGAGGAACATTCTAACACACGTTAGCAGGTCATAAACACCTCAAAAGGGTCAATAACTGTAGAACTTTACAAGGAAGGTTCTCCTGAAGTCGTTGATGAATTTATTGAGTCATGGTATGTACTATACTCAttatttaccaaataaattgcattGTTCTATGCATACATTGCTTGTAGTGCCTGTCTTTCCGCCCTCCCTGCTGTAATTATTATTCTGATTTATGTTAATGAAAATCTTCTGCTCGATTTACCGATTAACATATTCTGGTTATGTTGCTTCTTTGTTGTAAAAACCTCAATTAGCATGGTTTCTGTTATCCAATATAATTTGCAGCCAGAAAGGACGCTTCAAAGGAATGCTCTTTAACCGTGTAATAAAGAACTTTGTTATTCAAGGAGGTGATGTTAATAGACCCGTAACTACTGAAGATTGGACTTCAAGGGGAAAGCATTACAATCAACTTGATACAaggtctctctctccctctcaaaCCCTCTGTTTTTATAAACCATGTCTACTGAACTTCTTTACTTGTTTTAGCCTGAAGCATGAAGCTTTTATGCTGGGCACGTCCAAGGTGAAACCTGATGGTGGGGGATTCGATCTTTTCATCACAACAGCACCAATCCCAGATCTAACTGagaaaattaatgtatttggACGTGTTATCAAGGGTGAAGATATTGTCCAGGTAAACTTTTTGCCAGTTTCATGACttttgtttttagtttttaaatttctaatcgGATACTGACCAGAACTGAAATTTTAGGCTGCAAAAGCAATCTGTGAATTATTCCTGGAAACCTCTAAACCCAAGCCTATATCTTATATCTTGCGCTAATTTAAATCACATAGGGTTGGCAAGAAGCTAATATCTCTTCAATCCTATGCTGACAACTAATTTTTGTGCGTTTTGCTTTAGCTGGCTGTTAATAATGAAACTTTGAGGACTTCTACACTAAATGCATCATTTTATGATGTGGATTTCAGGAAATTGAAGAAGTAGACACGGATGAGCATTATCGGCCGAAAGCGCCCATAGGGATCACAGAAGTGACCTTAAAGCAAAAGTTGTAATGACTAATGTCTGTGACTTCATGGTAGCATCTAGCCTTATAGGATTAAGCCATCTGAGGTATCAGAAAATGCTTCTCGTCATTGAGTTACTCTGCCCTTTTGGCATTATCATCTGCGGTTTCTTGTTTCACTAAACTTTTGCAGCTTTCTGTCCTTGCTTCTGGTGCACTAGGGGCTCATTTGCTCGATTTGTACAATTTGCTTtagctttttcctttttctttttgttttctactatcttttcttctcaaaatGCATTGGTGGCGCTTGGAAAGATTTTGATGTCATCCAGCAAGTGTTTGTTCCCTAGTAGTATAACTTTTGCGCATATAAGTCATTCGATCCATTTTTCTGGTTCTGTCATTTGGATATTCCTGCTCAAATTGTCTCTCATGTTTGTGCGGTGTAATTTAAGCTGCAACTATCAAGTTATGCTTAAGATAAACAGTGTCGCTGCTATACAGAGAATTCCACAATAATAATCCAAAATCTCAATTCAAGTATTCAGCAATGTCAACTTTTCGAGAACCCCCCAAACTTGATGAGCACGCAAATTCCAACTTAGGTGCATGATATCTAACTCAGACTTTTGTTCTTGGTGAAAATTTCAGAACCTAATTTGCTATTGGTACCTGACTCTGCCTATGTGAAATCTCTAAAGAATGCGATTTCATTGCTCAATACCTATACTTTGACATCAGAATCCTCTCCATCCCGAGTTCACACGGGCTTGGAGAATATGATAAGAAGCCACATACATGCATTATCATTCAGGGCAAACACTTGCAAGCAAATCTTGGAGCTTACTACTTATCTCAACCCGATCCCCCTCAATCCTTGCACGCATATCAGACAGTGTTCTACCAGCAGCCACATAGGTCT includes:
- the LOC105163036 gene encoding peptidyl-prolyl cis-trans isomerase CYP21-4 isoform X2, translated to MARIKPQALLQQSKKKKGPSRISIATFVIYGLIIVVMAFFLFASYRHWTRRSKFQAEDILSGVEVINTSKGSITVELYKEGSPEVVDEFIESCQKGRFKGMLFNRVIKNFVIQGGDVNRPVTTEDWTSRGKHYNQLDTSLKHEAFMLGTSKVKPDGGGFDLFITTAPIPDLTEKINVFGRVIKGEDIVQEIEEVDTDEHYRPKAPIGITEVTLKQKL
- the LOC105163036 gene encoding peptidyl-prolyl cis-trans isomerase CYP21-3, mitochondrial isoform X1 — protein: MARIKPQALLQQSKKKKGPSRISIATFVIYGLIIVVMAFFLFASYRHWTRRSKFQAEDILSGVEHDSSFPEPKKVDVPKYAVINTSKGSITVELYKEGSPEVVDEFIESCQKGRFKGMLFNRVIKNFVIQGGDVNRPVTTEDWTSRGKHYNQLDTSLKHEAFMLGTSKVKPDGGGFDLFITTAPIPDLTEKINVFGRVIKGEDIVQEIEEVDTDEHYRPKAPIGITEVTLKQKL